One window of the Chryseobacterium camelliae genome contains the following:
- a CDS encoding DUF1800 domain-containing protein, protein MAIPSLLNNKHLLWRAGFGPAAGQYAQLAGRETRSLLADLFKHYDFNEIRYSTPDLPDAPANMMDSKSAADRKKEMQKTYSKQNNELNLAFLDRMIHSDDQLREKMAFFWHGHFACRVNNPQYNRQLLNTIRKNALGSFRDLLFEVSQSPAMLNFLNNQQNKKDHPNENFAREVMELFTMGRGNYTENDIREGARAFTGWSYDKEGNFQEKVKVHDEGIKTFLGKTGNFNGADVLNIILDRKATAHFITAKIYRFFVNEKMDEAIIDELSESFYHSGYDIQKLMKTIFSSSWFYDPMNIGNRIKSPIELMAGISRTLPMTVQNPENLIVYQKLLGQMLLYPPNVSGWPSGKSWIDSSTLMLRLQIPQIWSGLRPLEYTPRPDDDIEMGIKSRETALNKMFKNPNIVIDWPQVEKIFTDKNCEDYLIQSPVSLDMNTVQSFSDRSVKMNIINLMSTPEYQLM, encoded by the coding sequence ATGGCCATACCTTCCCTGCTTAATAATAAACACCTCCTCTGGCGTGCCGGATTCGGCCCTGCTGCCGGGCAATATGCCCAACTTGCCGGAAGGGAAACCAGGTCCCTGCTGGCCGACCTGTTTAAGCATTATGATTTCAATGAAATCCGGTATTCCACTCCGGATCTGCCGGATGCGCCGGCCAATATGATGGACAGCAAGTCTGCCGCCGACCGGAAAAAGGAAATGCAGAAAACCTACAGCAAACAGAACAATGAGCTGAACCTTGCTTTCCTGGACAGGATGATCCATAGTGACGACCAGCTGAGAGAAAAGATGGCTTTTTTCTGGCACGGGCATTTTGCCTGCCGGGTAAATAATCCCCAGTATAACCGGCAACTGCTCAATACGATCCGGAAAAATGCGTTGGGAAGCTTCCGGGACCTCCTTTTTGAAGTGAGCCAGTCTCCAGCTATGCTGAACTTCCTGAACAACCAGCAGAATAAAAAAGACCATCCCAATGAGAATTTTGCCCGTGAAGTGATGGAACTTTTTACGATGGGAAGGGGTAATTATACGGAAAATGACATCCGGGAAGGAGCGAGGGCTTTCACCGGATGGAGCTATGATAAGGAAGGAAACTTCCAGGAAAAAGTAAAGGTTCATGATGAAGGTATAAAAACCTTTCTGGGAAAAACCGGTAATTTCAACGGAGCCGATGTGTTAAACATCATCCTTGACCGGAAGGCCACCGCCCATTTCATCACGGCTAAAATCTACCGTTTCTTTGTGAACGAAAAGATGGATGAAGCTATTATTGATGAGCTGAGCGAAAGTTTCTACCATTCGGGATATGATATTCAAAAACTGATGAAAACCATTTTTTCATCATCATGGTTCTATGACCCCATGAATATCGGCAACAGGATAAAATCGCCGATTGAATTGATGGCAGGAATCTCAAGGACGCTTCCGATGACGGTACAGAATCCTGAAAACCTTATTGTGTACCAGAAACTGTTGGGCCAGATGCTTTTATACCCGCCTAATGTATCCGGATGGCCCAGCGGAAAATCCTGGATCGACAGCTCCACACTGATGCTGCGGCTCCAGATTCCCCAGATCTGGTCAGGCTTACGCCCGCTGGAATATACACCGCGACCGGATGATGATATTGAGATGGGCATTAAGTCCAGAGAAACCGCACTGAACAAGATGTTTAAAAATCCGAATATCGTGATCGACTGGCCGCAGGTGGAAAAGATCTTTACCGATAAGAATTGTGAAGACTACCTGATCCAGAGCCCGGTTTCACTCGACATGAATACCGTACAAAGTTTCTCTGACCGGAGCGTAAAAATGAATATCATCAACCTGATGTCCACACCGGAATACCAGCTCATGTAA